In Cervus elaphus chromosome 5, mCerEla1.1, whole genome shotgun sequence, the following proteins share a genomic window:
- the INPP5K gene encoding inositol polyphosphate 5-phosphatase K isoform X3, producing the protein MSLLSDTAFEDPWSSYFMDVLSPLSFVKVSSVRMQGLLLLIFAKYQHLPFIQVLSTKSTPTGLFGYWGNKGGVNIFLKLYGYYVSIINCHLPPHMANNDQRLEHFDRILEMQNFEAQDIPNILDHDLILWFGDMNFRIEDFGLHFVRESIRNQRYSDLWEKDQLSIAKRHDPLLREFQEGSLLFPPTYKFDKNSNNYDTSEKKRKPAWTDRVLWRLKRQSQTNFHTPALSAPFTLFLRSYVSHMVYTISDHKPVTCTFDLELKPLVSAPLITLLPEGPCTMESDMLISYSLTTDFLSSPWDWIGLYKVGLRHINDYVSYVWVRDNQISFSDRLNQVYINISDIPETEDPFLLFYYSNNLHSVVGISKPFKIQPFSFLEEDPLDEAQPQI; encoded by the exons GTCTCCAGTGTCCGCATGCAAGGGCTCCTCTTACTGATCTTTGCCAAGTACCAGCATTTGCCGTTTATCCAGGTCCTATCTACTAAATCCACCCCTACCGGCCTCTTTGGGTACTGG GGGAACAAAGGGGGTGTCAACATCTTTCTGAAGCTTTACGGCTACTATGTCAGCATCATCAACTGCCACCTGCCCCCCCACATGGCCAACAATGACCAGCGGCTGGAGCACTTTGACCGGATCCTGGAGATGCAGAATTTTGAGGCACAGGATATCCCCAACATCCTAGACCATGA cCTCATTCTCTGGTTTGGAGACATGAACTTTCGGATCGAGGACTTCGGTTTGCACTTTGTTCGAGAATCCATAAGAAATCAGCGCTACAGTGACCTGTGGGAGAAGGATCAG ctcagcatcGCCAAGAGACACGACCCACTGCTCCGGGAATTCCAGGAGGGCTCCCTGCTCTTCCCGCCCACCTACAAGTTTGATAAGAACTCCAACAACTATGACACCAG TGAGAAAAAGCGCAAGCCTGCTTGGACTGATCGCGTCCTTTGGAGGCTGAAGCGGCAGTCCCAGACCAATTTCCACACCCCTGCGCTCTCAGCCCCCTTCACCCTGTTCCTGAGGAGCTACGTCAGCCACATGGTGTACACCATCAGTGACCATAAGCCCGTCACCTGCACCTTTGACTTAGAG CTGAAGCCCTTGGTGTCTGCCCCGCTGATCACGCTGCTGCCCGAGGGCCCGTGCACCATGGAGAGCGACATGCTGATCAGCTACTCCCTGACCACAGACTTCCTCAGCAGCCCCTGGGACTGGATTGGCCTGTACAAG GTGGGGCTGCGCCACATTAATGACTACGTCTCCTATGTCTGGGTCAGGGACAACCAGATCTCCTTCAGTGACAGGCTGAACCAG GTATACATCAACATCAGCGACATCCCTGAAACTGAGGATCCGTTTCTCCTTTTTTACTATAGCAACAACCTACATTCTGTGGTGGGGATAAGCAAACCCTTCAAG ATCCAGCCTTtctccttcctggaggaggacccACTGGATGAAGCCCAGCCACAGATCTGA